Genomic window (Anaerolineae bacterium):
AAGGTCCGCAGGGGCTCCAGCGTCACCGTGGCACCTTCCGGAAACTCGGCGATGGGGGTCAGGCACATCAGCCGCTCACGTCCGTTGACGCGCACGCCGCACAGCCCGCAGGAGGCGTGATGGCAGGCGTGCCGGAACAGCAGGGTCGGGTCCTGGGTCGCCCAGACCTTCTGCACGGCATCCAGGATATTCAGATGCTCATCCACGGAGACCTGATACGTCTGATAGGTCGCCGGCCGGCCGGGACCGCCGCGTAAAATGCGCAGGTTGAGCGTCCGCACGATATCCCTCCGAATCCCAGAGTCCCGCCTCAAACGTAAAACGCGTGGTACGGCAGTAGCGGCACTTCCCGCGTGCGGCAGGGAGCGGTGATGCCCGTCGCCTCGTTGATGACATCGCCCATGACCTCGGCCATCAGACGCGAGGTGGTGGTCTTCCCGCCGATGATGGAGAACAGCCCCGGTGCGCCGTCGCCGGCGTGGTTGAAGCAGGAAAAGCCGCGGGTGATGCCGCGCGCGCCGGGGTCCGCCGCCACCAGTTGGCTGGATTCGCGGAGCAGTGGGCGCGCCGCGGCCGAAATACCGCGCAGAGGAGCACTTCGGAATCCCGGGATGAACTCCTCGCCGGCTGCCAGCATGGCCTCTACCTGCTCGGGCGGGATGGCGATGTAGTCCGGGTTCTCCACCGGCCAGGAGGTGGTGCCCACCACCGAGTTGCGCCGCTGGGGCACGATGATGCCGCCGTCGCAGGGCGGGCAGAGCCGGTTGATGACGCGCCGCACCCACCGCCGGCCCACCGCGACCATCGTGCCGGCCACCGGCAGGACGCCAATATCCACGTGCGCCATGGCGCCGATGTGCCCCGCCCACGGGCCGGCGGCATTCACC
Coding sequences:
- a CDS encoding 2Fe-2S iron-sulfur cluster binding domain-containing protein, encoding MRTLNLRILRGGPGRPATYQTYQVSVDEHLNILDAVQKVWATQDPTLLFRHACHHASCGLCGVRVNGRERLMCLTPIAEFPEGATVTLEPLRT